The Montipora capricornis isolate CH-2021 chromosome 1, ASM3666992v2, whole genome shotgun sequence genome contains a region encoding:
- the LOC138055884 gene encoding uncharacterized protein, which translates to MANKGLLPMDLSGSASQVAEKWRKWKRAFEYYAEGKGIDNARKKTSQLLHFAGMEVQDIFEDLQDPGPIPESGDNAFKIAIRKLDSYFHVEENIPYERHVFRQLAPKEEETGDQFMVLLFKQERHCNFGTGLNDNLRDQLIEKLKDFELKRKLLEQRNITLEEALDKARAWEAAGRQASNINNNNNNNNYSFWSASLRLGALTILNRNNEKLITIYKFLYI; encoded by the coding sequence atggccaACAAAGGTTTATTACCTATGGATTTGTCGGGATCTGCTTCGCAAGTGGCGGAGAAATGGCGTAAATGGAAGCGTGCCTTCGAATACTATGCCGAGGGCAAAGGCATTGACAATGCTCGAAAGAAGACTTCTCAGCTCTTACATTTTGCCGGGATGGAGGTCCAAGACATCTTCGAAGATTTGCAAGATCCTGGTCCCATTCCTGAGTCAGgtgacaatgcttttaaaataGCGATTCGAAAACTAGATTCCTATTTTCATGTGGAGGAAAACATCCCATACGAGCGCCACGTTTTTCGCCAGTTGGCACCAAAGGAAGAGGAGACCGGTGACCAGTTTATGGTTCTACTGTTTAAACAGGAACGACATTGCAATTTTGGGACTGGTTTAAACGATAATTTGAGGGATCAGCTGATAGAGAAGTTAAAGGATTTTGAGCTCAAGAGAAAGCTGTTAGAGCAGAGGAATATCACACTAGAAGAGGCGTTGGATAAAGCTCGTGCATGGGAAGCGGCCGGTCGACAAGCATCaaacataaataataataataataataataattacagtttTTGGAGCGCCTCGCTACGCCTCGGCGCTCTTACAATACTAaatagaaataatgaaaaattgataactatttacaaatttctATACATTTGA